A DNA window from Nitrospira sp. contains the following coding sequences:
- a CDS encoding Valine--tRNA ligase (MaGe:77307784), whose product MASQLDKTYEPKAVEDRWYQEWVRRGYFKAAPEHPGAPYCIVIPPPNVTGSLHVGHALNNSLQDILIRWRRMQGRNVLWMPGTDHAGIATQNVVEKQLMQEGTSREALGREAFLERIWQWKAQSGGTIIQQLKRLGASCDWSRERFTMDEGLSKAVLEVFVRLYEDRLIYRGERLINWCPRCQTALSDIEVEHEEIKGKLYSIEYALADNPDIRLTVATTRPETLLGDTAVAVHPDDERFRHLIGKQVRLPLTTRTIPIIGDAILVNREFGTGAVKITPAHDFNDYEAGERHKLARLAILDCRALLDPDGMHKAGVETAVIDKLTGLPVSKARPIVEALLRERNLLAKVDDHKMAIGKCYRCKTVVEPYLSPQWFIDIKPLAEPAIKAVEDGRIRIVPESWTNNYLGWMRDIKDWCISRQIWWGHQIPAWYCLACNAKHIVTTTYPSSSGNAITRTTILQGAKPIVAKSAPSICPRCNGREFLRDPDVLDTWFSSGLWPFSTLGWPEQTPDLKAYYPTATLVTGLDILFFWVARMIMLSLKFMGEVPFRDVYIHALVRDAEGQKMSKSKGNVIDPLHVMEQFGTDALRFTLASMASPGRDIKLAEERIEGYRNFANKIWNAARFAHMYLDGAKEARQPRDRSFPDRWILSRLNDTIRVVDQELEAYRFDRAASALYQFFWHEYCDWYLELIKPILQDPAHPEGPSTRHTLSETLEIWLRLLHPFMPFLSEEIWQTLPHQGETIVLQAYPTTRDEWHDGASDEAFRLLERSIGLLRAARVLLNYPPGKPITFFATHDDQKTVSSLHALKTDLAHLGKGSLTLAPIADWPATKILRLVAEGLTLGIAVEGDVDLKKALDRLLKQIADAEKESARIEGKLKSADFVSNAPPDVIAEHRERVRSLTRDRAMLASSEQQLRAMLEA is encoded by the coding sequence ATGGCATCGCAACTCGATAAGACCTATGAACCGAAAGCCGTCGAAGACCGCTGGTACCAGGAATGGGTCCGTCGCGGGTACTTCAAGGCCGCCCCTGAACACCCTGGGGCGCCCTATTGCATTGTCATCCCTCCCCCGAATGTGACCGGCTCCTTGCACGTCGGCCACGCACTGAACAATTCGCTTCAAGACATCCTGATTCGCTGGCGCCGCATGCAAGGCCGCAATGTGCTGTGGATGCCGGGCACCGACCATGCCGGCATTGCCACGCAAAACGTCGTCGAGAAACAGCTCATGCAGGAAGGCACCTCGCGCGAAGCCTTGGGCCGCGAAGCCTTTCTTGAACGGATCTGGCAGTGGAAAGCCCAGTCCGGCGGCACCATCATCCAACAGTTGAAACGGCTCGGCGCCTCCTGCGATTGGAGCCGCGAGCGCTTCACCATGGACGAAGGCCTCTCGAAAGCCGTGCTGGAAGTCTTCGTCCGGCTATACGAAGACCGGCTGATCTACCGGGGCGAGCGATTGATCAACTGGTGCCCCCGTTGCCAAACCGCGCTGTCCGACATTGAAGTGGAACATGAAGAGATCAAAGGCAAGCTCTACTCCATCGAGTATGCGCTTGCCGACAATCCCGACATCCGCCTGACCGTCGCCACGACCAGACCGGAAACGCTCCTCGGCGATACCGCCGTGGCTGTCCACCCTGACGACGAACGCTTCCGCCACTTGATCGGCAAACAGGTCCGCCTGCCGCTCACGACCCGCACGATTCCCATCATCGGCGATGCGATCCTCGTCAATCGCGAGTTTGGAACCGGCGCCGTCAAGATTACTCCGGCGCATGACTTTAACGACTACGAAGCCGGAGAACGCCACAAGCTGGCGCGGCTCGCCATCCTGGATTGTCGAGCGCTGCTCGATCCCGATGGCATGCATAAAGCCGGCGTCGAAACGGCCGTGATCGACAAGCTAACCGGTCTTCCTGTCAGCAAAGCCCGGCCAATCGTGGAAGCGCTCCTGCGAGAACGCAACCTCCTCGCCAAAGTCGACGACCACAAGATGGCCATTGGGAAATGTTATCGCTGCAAAACCGTCGTCGAGCCCTATTTATCGCCGCAGTGGTTCATCGACATCAAGCCCCTGGCGGAACCGGCCATCAAAGCCGTGGAGGACGGGCGCATCCGCATCGTCCCCGAAAGCTGGACCAACAACTATCTTGGTTGGATGCGGGACATTAAAGACTGGTGCATCTCCCGGCAAATCTGGTGGGGCCACCAAATTCCTGCCTGGTACTGTCTGGCCTGTAACGCCAAACATATCGTGACGACAACCTATCCTTCGTCCTCCGGAAACGCCATCACAAGGACAACCATTCTGCAGGGCGCCAAGCCGATCGTGGCCAAGTCCGCCCCCTCTATCTGCCCCAGGTGCAACGGTCGCGAGTTTCTCCGCGATCCCGACGTCCTCGACACATGGTTCTCCTCAGGGCTCTGGCCATTCTCCACACTTGGATGGCCGGAACAGACGCCGGACCTGAAGGCGTACTATCCGACTGCCACTCTGGTGACTGGCCTGGATATTCTGTTCTTTTGGGTCGCGCGCATGATCATGCTGAGTTTAAAGTTCATGGGTGAGGTTCCGTTCCGCGATGTCTACATCCATGCCCTCGTCCGCGATGCCGAAGGGCAGAAAATGAGCAAATCGAAAGGCAACGTGATCGATCCGCTGCATGTCATGGAGCAGTTCGGCACCGACGCTTTGCGCTTCACCCTCGCATCCATGGCCTCTCCCGGCCGCGACATCAAGCTGGCGGAAGAGCGGATCGAAGGCTATCGCAACTTTGCCAACAAGATCTGGAACGCCGCCCGTTTCGCGCACATGTATCTCGACGGCGCGAAAGAAGCGCGACAGCCAAGAGACCGCTCATTCCCAGACCGATGGATCCTCAGCCGCTTGAACGACACCATCCGTGTTGTCGACCAGGAGTTGGAAGCCTATCGCTTCGATCGCGCCGCCAGCGCGCTCTATCAATTCTTCTGGCACGAGTACTGTGACTGGTACCTCGAACTGATCAAGCCAATCCTTCAAGATCCGGCTCATCCGGAAGGTCCATCCACCCGTCACACCCTATCGGAGACACTGGAAATCTGGCTGCGGCTTCTGCACCCATTTATGCCGTTCCTCTCGGAAGAAATCTGGCAAACCCTGCCGCATCAAGGCGAGACCATCGTCCTGCAAGCCTATCCGACGACGCGAGACGAGTGGCACGATGGAGCGTCCGACGAGGCCTTTCGCCTCCTTGAACGCAGCATTGGCTTGCTGCGGGCCGCGCGCGTGTTGCTCAATTATCCGCCCGGCAAACCAATCACCTTCTTTGCCACGCATGACGACCAGAAGACCGTCTCCAGCCTGCACGCGCTGAAGACCGACCTCGCTCACCTCGGAAAAGGATCGTTGACCCTGGCACCGATAGCCGACTGGCCGGCGACCAAGATCCTCCGGCTCGTAGCCGAAGGGCTGACCCTGGGCATTGCGGTCGAAGGCGATGTGGACCTCAAGAAAGCGCTTGATCGCCTGCTCAAACAGATCGCCGACGCGGAGAAAGAGTCCGCTCGCATCGAGGGCAAATTGAAAAGCGCGGACTTTGTCTCCAATGCGCCGCCCGACGTCATCGCGGAACATCGCGAACGCGTGCGCAGCCTCACCCGCGACCGGGCGATGCTCGCCAGCAGCGAGCAACAACTGCGCGCCATGCTGGAGGCCTGA
- a CDS encoding putative nicotinate-nucleotide pyrophosphorylase [carboxylating] (Evidence 3 : Putative function from multiple computational evidences; MaGe:77307783) translates to MVLLPAADIRRAVRAGLEEDFGAGDITTSALFSKPVPAHASIIAQQPVVVAGLATAVQTFLMVDPSLRLTMHTQDGDRVPVGAALLDIDGDGRSILQAERVALNFLQHLSGIATLTDAFCRAVRHTPAQILDTRKTLPGWRALQKWAVALGGGTNHRFSLGDGILIKDNHLALLQKGRQAVRTACRLAHRDASRAVPLIVEVESLADVRHALAGKADIILLDNMTPAMVRQAVTLIKRRAVVEVSGGITLKNVRAMAQAGADRISIGALTHSAPAATMSLELTPIRRARRPRT, encoded by the coding sequence ATGGTACTGCTCCCCGCGGCCGATATTCGCCGCGCCGTGCGCGCCGGGCTGGAAGAAGATTTCGGCGCAGGCGACATCACGACCTCCGCGCTCTTCTCCAAGCCAGTTCCAGCTCATGCATCGATCATTGCCCAACAGCCGGTGGTGGTTGCCGGACTGGCCACAGCCGTACAAACGTTCCTGATGGTCGATCCCTCGCTCCGCCTCACAATGCATACGCAGGATGGCGACCGAGTTCCCGTTGGCGCGGCGCTGCTGGACATCGATGGAGATGGCCGATCAATCCTGCAAGCGGAGCGAGTCGCCTTGAACTTTCTCCAACACCTGTCAGGCATCGCCACACTCACCGACGCGTTTTGCCGGGCTGTCCGTCATACCCCCGCGCAGATTCTCGATACGAGAAAAACCCTGCCTGGCTGGCGAGCCCTACAAAAATGGGCGGTCGCACTCGGTGGCGGGACCAACCACCGGTTCTCGCTTGGCGATGGCATCCTGATTAAAGATAACCATCTTGCCCTGCTCCAGAAAGGCCGGCAAGCCGTCCGTACAGCCTGCCGGCTCGCGCATCGAGACGCTTCTCGCGCAGTCCCCTTGATTGTCGAGGTGGAATCCTTGGCGGACGTTCGCCACGCTCTCGCGGGAAAAGCCGATATCATTTTGCTCGATAATATGACCCCGGCGATGGTCAGGCAGGCCGTCACATTGATCAAACGGCGGGCTGTCGTGGAAGTGTCTGGCGGCATTACCCTCAAGAACGTGCGCGCCATGGCGCAAGCGGGCGCGGATCGTATTTCCATCGGCGCACTGACCCATTCGGCGCCCGCCGCCACCATGAGCCTGGAACTGACACCGATCCGCCGCGCGCGGCGGCCACGCACATAA
- a CDS encoding Putative Biotin-(Acetyl-CoA-carboxylase) ligase (Evidence 3 : Putative function from multiple computational evidences; MaGe:77307782) — protein sequence MSTSSPLTIDDIRSTLATTRLGQHLHIHQTLASTNSAAMTLALGGAKDGTTVVAESQSAGRGRHARVWFSPPGLNLYCSIIVRGLGQGVSLADWLSWVPLTTALAVAEAVQEVAATSLALKWPNDLLLDERKVGGILCESSLASPDNPVVVIGIGLNVNVHRDIFPNELRPIATSIFESTHRLIDRNRLLAQLLMELEQSLDELRAHGPSRLLQAYQRRCTTLGRQVRVVLDPTKELLGTAVAITADGTLQVRPSTETPSTDKAPLVDIRAGDVLHIRG from the coding sequence GTGTCCACCTCTTCCCCTCTCACCATCGACGATATTCGCAGCACCCTGGCAACCACGCGCTTGGGCCAGCACCTGCATATCCACCAGACCCTCGCCTCGACCAATTCAGCAGCGATGACGCTGGCGCTGGGAGGCGCGAAGGATGGAACCACCGTCGTCGCCGAAAGCCAATCGGCAGGGCGAGGCCGTCATGCGCGAGTATGGTTCTCGCCGCCAGGATTGAATCTCTACTGCTCGATCATTGTCCGTGGGCTCGGCCAGGGAGTCTCGCTGGCGGACTGGCTCTCGTGGGTCCCCTTGACGACCGCGCTGGCAGTGGCAGAAGCGGTCCAAGAAGTAGCCGCGACATCGCTCGCGCTAAAATGGCCCAACGATCTCTTGCTAGATGAACGGAAAGTCGGCGGCATTCTCTGTGAAAGTTCACTGGCCAGCCCCGACAATCCTGTCGTGGTGATCGGAATCGGGCTGAATGTGAATGTTCATCGCGACATCTTTCCCAACGAATTACGCCCGATCGCGACCTCGATTTTCGAATCCACTCACCGCCTCATCGATCGCAATAGGTTGCTCGCTCAGCTCCTCATGGAACTTGAACAAAGTCTCGACGAGTTGCGCGCCCATGGCCCGTCCCGGTTATTACAGGCCTACCAACGTCGTTGCACCACCCTCGGCCGGCAGGTGCGCGTGGTGCTGGATCCCACGAAAGAGCTTCTAGGAACAGCCGTTGCCATCACTGCCGACGGCACGCTTCAAGTCAGACCCTCCACGGAAACTCCCAGTACGGACAAGGCCCCTCTCGTCGATATACGAGCAGGCGACGTCCTGCACATCAGAGGCTAG
- a CDS encoding Protein GrpE (MaGe:77307780), protein MKDKQDNANTIDDLENDPTSDQGQDDGMQAVLAAKEDECKALSEKYLRQAAEFENYKRLAQRDQREQIKFGNEQLLKELLPVVDNLERAIKAAHGNKGSAALVQGVDLTLKQLTGSLSKFGVQAIDSIGKPFDPAAHQAVSQVPSDQVPSDHVVDEFQKGYRLHDRVLRAAMVSVSSGPAQADS, encoded by the coding sequence ATGAAAGACAAACAAGACAACGCCAATACAATTGACGACTTAGAGAACGACCCCACCTCCGACCAAGGTCAGGATGACGGGATGCAGGCCGTTCTTGCCGCCAAAGAAGATGAGTGCAAAGCCCTCAGCGAAAAATACCTGCGGCAGGCGGCAGAGTTCGAAAACTATAAGCGATTGGCCCAACGGGACCAACGTGAGCAAATCAAGTTTGGGAATGAGCAGCTCTTGAAAGAATTGCTCCCGGTCGTCGACAACCTGGAGCGGGCGATCAAAGCGGCTCATGGCAACAAAGGGAGTGCGGCATTGGTGCAGGGTGTGGACCTCACCCTTAAACAACTGACCGGCTCTCTCAGCAAATTCGGCGTGCAGGCAATTGACAGCATCGGGAAACCGTTCGACCCTGCCGCGCATCAGGCGGTTTCGCAAGTCCCTTCCGACCAAGTGCCTAGCGATCACGTGGTCGACGAATTTCAAAAAGGCTATCGCCTGCACGACAGAGTGCTCCGCGCAGCGATGGTCAGTGTGTCATCGGGTCCCGCGCAGGCCGACAGTTAG
- a CDS encoding Ribosomal RNA small subunit methyltransferase E (MaGe:77307777), giving the protein MPVFFLPPAAITPPSITVPPSLQTHLRDSLRLEIGEQIWVCDEQGSRYLMELTRVTKQELTGRILSTSQEPARTAPRLRLAQALLKGEKMDWVIQKATELGVSEIVPLQSRHTIVQLRPERLDAQLARWQRIALEAAQQSEQWHRPVIAQPHTLTAWLATHPAPTLSLILTERQNGQSLRTLTLPTGNTESVSILIGPEGGWSKEETAQAEQAGATFITLGPQILRAETAAIVAVGILQSHLGALE; this is encoded by the coding sequence ATGCCTGTGTTTTTTCTTCCTCCCGCTGCCATCACGCCTCCATCGATTACCGTGCCTCCATCGCTCCAAACACATCTGCGCGACAGTCTTCGACTGGAAATCGGCGAACAGATCTGGGTCTGCGACGAGCAGGGCTCTCGCTACCTGATGGAACTCACGCGCGTCACCAAGCAGGAGCTGACTGGACGCATTCTTAGCACCAGCCAGGAACCAGCACGCACCGCTCCCCGCCTGCGCCTTGCACAAGCGTTGCTCAAGGGCGAAAAAATGGATTGGGTAATTCAGAAGGCCACGGAACTGGGCGTGAGTGAGATCGTCCCGCTCCAGAGCCGGCATACCATCGTGCAGCTCAGACCGGAACGTCTCGATGCACAACTCGCCCGCTGGCAGCGTATTGCGCTGGAAGCCGCGCAGCAATCGGAGCAATGGCATCGACCCGTCATCGCCCAGCCTCACACTCTCACGGCCTGGCTAGCCACCCACCCTGCGCCAACGCTCTCGCTTATCTTGACCGAACGGCAGAATGGACAGAGTTTGCGCACGCTCACTCTTCCGACTGGCAATACCGAATCGGTGTCAATTCTGATCGGACCAGAAGGGGGATGGTCGAAGGAAGAAACGGCGCAGGCCGAACAGGCGGGCGCGACCTTCATCACGCTCGGGCCGCAGATTCTGCGCGCCGAGACCGCGGCCATCGTTGCCGTAGGAATTCTACAGAGCCACCTCGGAGCACTGGAGTAG
- a CDS encoding Type III pantothenate kinase (MaGe:77307781), with protein MLLVIDIGNTNVVWGIFEGSTLIAHWRLATDPKTTADEYGVLCLNLLARSGRTPQQVTDAIISSVVPALTGTFDAMVETYFHRTPLVVSSDMDVGLTLKYANPKEIGSDRIVNAAAAYHKHNTDLIIVDFGTATTFCAVTRTGEYLGGVIAPGIGISAEALFARAAKLSKVELARPKTVIGTDTASSIQAGLLFGYAGLVDALVRRIEQELGRPCLVIATGGLASIIAPETTSITRIEPLLTLEGLELLYRRARGASSATWA; from the coding sequence ATGTTACTCGTGATCGACATCGGCAACACCAATGTCGTGTGGGGCATCTTCGAAGGCTCCACATTGATAGCCCATTGGCGTCTGGCAACCGATCCGAAAACAACGGCCGATGAATACGGCGTGCTCTGCTTAAATCTATTAGCCAGGAGCGGCCGTACTCCGCAACAGGTCACGGATGCCATCATCTCCAGCGTCGTGCCGGCCCTCACCGGCACCTTCGACGCCATGGTCGAAACCTACTTCCACCGCACGCCCTTAGTGGTGTCGTCGGACATGGATGTCGGCCTCACACTCAAATATGCGAATCCGAAAGAAATCGGCAGCGACCGCATTGTCAATGCCGCCGCGGCTTACCATAAGCACAACACCGATCTCATTATCGTGGACTTCGGCACGGCGACAACTTTTTGCGCCGTCACACGGACTGGAGAGTATCTTGGGGGCGTCATCGCGCCAGGGATCGGCATCTCGGCCGAGGCGCTCTTTGCCCGCGCCGCCAAACTCAGCAAGGTTGAACTGGCCCGTCCCAAAACCGTGATTGGAACCGATACCGCCAGCAGCATTCAGGCCGGCCTGCTGTTCGGATATGCCGGACTTGTCGATGCGCTCGTTCGGCGTATCGAACAAGAACTCGGACGACCCTGCCTGGTCATCGCAACCGGAGGTCTAGCCTCGATTATCGCCCCTGAAACGACATCGATCACACGAATAGAACCATTACTGACCCTTGAAGGATTGGAGCTCCTCTACCGCCGAGCTCGCGGCGCCTCATCCGCAACTTGGGCCTAG